The proteins below come from a single Papaver somniferum cultivar HN1 chromosome 11, ASM357369v1, whole genome shotgun sequence genomic window:
- the LOC113320654 gene encoding em protein H5-like isoform X2, with amino-acid sequence MCSKEVNRQQLDSRAREGETVVPGGTGGKSLEAQEHLAEGRSRGGQTRKEQLGTEGYQEMGRKGGLSTMDQSGGERAEQEGVDIDESKYRTRSQTN; translated from the exons ACAGGCAACAGCTTGACAGCAGGGCAAGGGAAGGAGAGACTGTTGTCCCTGGTGGTACCGGAGGAAAGAGTCTCGAAGCTCAGGAACATCTTGCTGAGG GGCGTAGCCGAGGAGGACAAACAAGGAAGGAACAGCTAGGTACTGAAGGGTACCAAGAGATGGGAAGGAAAGGTGGACTCAGCACCATGGATCAGTCTGGTGGCGAACGTGCAGAACAGGAAGGCGTTGATATTGACGAGTCTAAGTACCGTACTCGAAGTCAGACCAACTAG
- the LOC113320654 gene encoding protein EMB-1-like isoform X1, whose product MSSEDRQQLDSRAREGETVVPGGTGGKSLEAQEHLAEGRSRGGQTRKEQLGTEGYQEMGRKGGLSTMDQSGGERAEQEGVDIDESKYRTRSQTN is encoded by the exons atgtcTTCGGAAGACAGGCAACAGCTTGACAGCAGGGCAAGGGAAGGAGAGACTGTTGTCCCTGGTGGTACCGGAGGAAAGAGTCTCGAAGCTCAGGAACATCTTGCTGAGG GGCGTAGCCGAGGAGGACAAACAAGGAAGGAACAGCTAGGTACTGAAGGGTACCAAGAGATGGGAAGGAAAGGTGGACTCAGCACCATGGATCAGTCTGGTGGCGAACGTGCAGAACAGGAAGGCGTTGATATTGACGAGTCTAAGTACCGTACTCGAAGTCAGACCAACTAG